A section of the Nitrospirota bacterium genome encodes:
- a CDS encoding DDE-type integrase/transposase/recombinase codes for MHKEIKLDRTTRGKLHKISAATIDRLLSEEKKKDNIKGRSHTKPGTLLKNQIPIRTFSEWDEKRPGFVEIDLVGHEGGDPRGDFIQTLDMTDICTTWTETQAVRNKAQVWVFEAIKKIRGHLPFDLLGIDSDNGSEFINEHLFRYCKEERITFTRSRKYRKNDNCYVEQKNYSVVRRAVGYLR; via the coding sequence ATGCATAAAGAGATAAAGCTTGACCGCACGACAAGGGGGAAACTTCATAAGATAAGTGCTGCCACCATAGATCGGTTATTATCTGAAGAGAAGAAGAAGGATAATATAAAGGGCCGGTCCCATACAAAGCCGGGAACGCTTCTTAAGAATCAGATACCGATAAGGACGTTTTCAGAATGGGATGAGAAGAGGCCTGGATTTGTGGAGATAGACCTTGTAGGGCATGAGGGAGGGGATCCTCGGGGTGATTTTATTCAGACACTTGATATGACGGATATATGCACAACCTGGACAGAGACACAGGCAGTCAGGAATAAGGCACAGGTATGGGTGTTTGAGGCGATAAAGAAAATAAGGGGGCATCTGCCCTTTGATTTATTGGGTATAGATTCAGACAATGGGTCTGAGTTTATCAATGAACATCTGTTTAGATACTGCAAGGAGGAGAGGATAACCTTTACCAGGTCGAGGAAATACAGGAAGAATGACAACTGTTATGTAGAGCAAAAGAATTATTCCGTTGTGAGAAGGGCTGTAGGTTATCTAAGGTAA